One window from the genome of Hyalangium gracile encodes:
- a CDS encoding ATP-binding cassette domain-containing protein has protein sequence MSATPLLALRGISKRFGAVQALTAVDFEVHAGEVVALVGDNGAGKSTLIKVISGINPIDEGQVLFEGRPVSLTGPQASTSLGIATVYQDLALCDNLDVVGNLFLGRELRAGGIRKLAGWLDETAMEQQASELLQRLSVSIPSVRTQVASLSGGQRQSIAVARAMMGSPKVVLLDEPTAALGVAQTKQVLDLIRRLREQGLGVVVISHNMVDVFSVADRIIVMRLGKRVATFDVKDVKQVDVVAAITGVKKTEVVETLKPEAT, from the coding sequence ATGTCCGCGACCCCGCTGCTCGCGCTTCGAGGCATCTCCAAGCGTTTTGGCGCCGTTCAGGCCCTGACGGCGGTGGACTTCGAGGTGCACGCCGGTGAAGTCGTCGCCCTGGTGGGCGACAACGGCGCCGGCAAGTCCACGTTGATCAAGGTGATCTCGGGCATCAACCCCATCGACGAGGGCCAGGTTCTCTTCGAGGGCCGGCCGGTGTCCCTGACGGGGCCGCAGGCCTCGACGTCGCTGGGAATAGCCACCGTGTACCAGGACCTCGCGCTCTGCGACAACCTGGACGTCGTCGGCAACCTGTTCCTCGGGCGCGAGCTGCGCGCGGGGGGCATCCGGAAGCTGGCGGGCTGGCTGGACGAGACGGCCATGGAGCAGCAGGCCTCGGAGCTGCTCCAGCGCCTGAGCGTGAGCATCCCCAGCGTGCGCACCCAGGTGGCGTCGCTGTCCGGCGGACAGCGGCAGTCCATCGCGGTGGCGCGCGCGATGATGGGCTCGCCCAAGGTGGTGCTCCTGGACGAGCCCACCGCGGCGCTCGGCGTGGCGCAGACCAAGCAGGTGCTGGACCTCATCCGCAGGCTGCGCGAGCAGGGCCTGGGGGTGGTGGTCATCAGCCACAACATGGTGGACGTGTTCTCCGTGGCCGACCGCATCATCGTCATGCGGCTGGGCAAGCGCGTGGCGACGTTCGACGTGAAGGACGTCAAGCAGGTGGACGTCGTCGCCGCCATCACCGGAGTGAAGAAGACCGAGGTCGTCGAGACGCTCAAGCCGGAGGCCACATGA